The Nitrospira tepida genome includes a window with the following:
- a CDS encoding YceD family protein, whose amino-acid sequence MPVLDCQGAATMERNDLTYTVSEILAEGLHVDETLAGTDLDLSQGDTPITGALHLRMDLSRDDAHVSVQGSITGGATRQCVRCLKEFVDTLAVRFSADYVKKQAKGRKPTRQASGGASEPEAAGDAMEDAYEYAGDEIDLVPMLREQVILAEPMHPLCREDCLGLCPVCGRDRNLAPCGCKEPGEGNLAEKIRSAQRSLKRS is encoded by the coding sequence ATGCCGGTGCTGGACTGTCAGGGTGCCGCGACCATGGAGCGCAACGATCTGACCTATACGGTCTCCGAGATTCTGGCGGAGGGTCTGCATGTGGACGAGACGCTCGCGGGGACGGACCTCGATTTGAGCCAGGGCGACACGCCGATCACGGGGGCGTTGCACCTTCGGATGGATCTTTCTCGCGACGACGCCCATGTGTCGGTGCAGGGCTCGATCACCGGCGGAGCGACCCGCCAGTGCGTCCGTTGCCTCAAGGAATTCGTCGACACCCTGGCCGTGCGCTTCTCGGCCGATTATGTCAAGAAGCAGGCCAAGGGCCGGAAACCGACGCGCCAGGCATCCGGGGGCGCGTCCGAACCGGAGGCCGCCGGTGATGCCATGGAAGACGCCTATGAATATGCGGGCGATGAGATCGACCTGGTCCCTATGCTGCGCGAGCAGGTGATCCTGGCGGAACCGATGCATCCGCTCTGCCGCGAGGACTGCCTCGGACTCTGCCCGGTCTGCGGGCGGGACCGGAACCTGGCCCCTTGCGGCTGCAAAGAACCGGGCGAAGGGAATCTGGCCGAGAAGATTCGATCGGCGCAGCGATCGCTGAAACGATCGTAG
- a CDS encoding IS110 family transposase → MQTSSVCVGIDISKAQLDVAMRPAGTPLSVPYDAQGISTVIARLSQVSPIRIVVEATGGLERPLLRALVDAALPVIAVNPRQVRDFAKATGRLAKTDTLDAQVLARFAEVIQPEVRALPDPQTAELAALLARRRQVLAMQRAEQNRLDRAPARVRKRIEAHLRWLRTELARLDEDLDDMIEESPIWRAREDLLQSVPGIGPVMSRTVLAELPELGLLNRKQIAALVGVAPFNRDSGRLRGRRTIWGGRAPVRTALYMATLVATRWNPVIRQFYQRLRTAGKASKVALVAAMRKLLTILNAMVHHGTPWQPAAARRA, encoded by the coding sequence ATGCAGACATCGTCGGTGTGTGTCGGAATTGATATCTCGAAAGCGCAGCTGGACGTCGCCATGCGGCCGGCTGGCACGCCGCTGAGCGTCCCGTATGATGCCCAGGGAATCAGCACGGTGATCGCACGGCTGAGCCAGGTATCGCCGATACGGATTGTCGTGGAAGCCACCGGGGGCTTGGAACGGCCGTTGCTGCGGGCGCTGGTGGACGCCGCCTTGCCCGTGATCGCGGTCAATCCGCGCCAGGTCCGGGACTTTGCCAAAGCGACGGGCCGGTTGGCGAAGACCGATACGCTGGACGCGCAGGTGTTGGCCCGCTTCGCAGAGGTCATCCAACCGGAAGTGCGGGCGCTCCCCGATCCGCAGACCGCGGAACTGGCGGCCCTGTTGGCGCGACGCCGCCAAGTGCTGGCGATGCAGCGGGCCGAGCAGAACCGGTTGGACCGAGCTCCAGCCCGCGTGCGGAAGCGGATTGAAGCCCATCTGCGCTGGTTGCGCACCGAACTGGCCCGGCTCGACGAGGACCTCGATGACATGATTGAAGAGAGCCCCATCTGGCGTGCACGCGAAGATTTGTTGCAGAGCGTGCCCGGCATCGGACCGGTAATGAGTCGCACGGTCTTGGCCGAGCTGCCGGAGTTGGGCTTGCTGAATCGCAAGCAAATTGCGGCCTTGGTGGGCGTCGCGCCCTTCAATCGGGACAGTGGGCGGCTGCGCGGCCGACGCACCATCTGGGGTGGGCGGGCCCCCGTCCGCACCGCGCTGTACATGGCGACCTTGGTGGCGACGCGCTGGAACCCCGTCATCCGGCAGTTCTACCAGCGACTGCGTACCGCCGGCAAAGCATCCAAGGTCGCGCTGGTCGCCGCGATGCGCAAGCTGCTGACCATTCTCAATGCGATGGTACATCATGGGACTCCATGGCAACCGGCCGCTGCACGGAGAGCTTGA
- a CDS encoding peptidylprolyl isomerase, translated as MMATIIKGLCIAVMAAGLVMGGIDARQDAAAADASKQAPRALIKTKYGEIEIKLYPDVAPKHVENFVKLAKSGFYNGTIFHRVIPGFMIQGGDPNTKDLARKDTYGMGGPKDDKGNPVYLKAEFSEVPHKRGIVSMARRGDSPDTAGSQFFIVVEDSRFLDRQYSVFGEVTKGIGVADKIVNLPRDARDNPIERVEITVTILE; from the coding sequence ATGATGGCGACGATCATCAAAGGACTCTGCATCGCGGTCATGGCGGCGGGACTGGTCATGGGAGGAATCGACGCGCGGCAGGACGCCGCGGCGGCGGATGCTTCGAAACAGGCTCCGCGGGCGCTCATCAAAACCAAATACGGAGAGATCGAGATCAAGTTGTATCCCGACGTGGCGCCGAAGCACGTGGAGAATTTCGTCAAGCTGGCGAAGTCCGGGTTTTATAACGGCACCATCTTTCATCGGGTCATTCCCGGATTCATGATTCAAGGCGGAGACCCCAATACGAAGGATCTCGCCAGGAAGGACACCTACGGCATGGGCGGACCCAAGGATGACAAGGGCAACCCCGTCTATCTCAAGGCGGAGTTCAGCGAGGTGCCGCACAAGCGCGGGATCGTCTCGATGGCGCGCCGGGGCGACAGTCCCGACACCGCCGGGTCGCAGTTCTTCATCGTCGTGGAGGATTCCCGCTTTCTCGACCGGCAGTATTCCGTCTTCGGAGAGGTGACGAAGGGCATCGGAGTGGCCGACAAGATCGTGAACCTGCCGCGCGACGCCAGGGACAATCCGATCGAACGGGTGGAAATCACCGTGACGATCCTGGAATAG
- the plsX gene encoding phosphate acyltransferase PlsX, producing MKIAVDAMGGDHGPAPNVEGAIQAAAELNVAVVLVGDEARLQAQLQRMGCRDPRITIRHAPQVVEMHESPAQVARKKRQSSVWIATELVKAGEAEAVISAGNTGAAMVAAFFVLELTKGVERPAIATMLPTLTGHAVMLDVGANVDCTANHLEQFALMGNEYAKHVLGKVNPRVGLLSIGEEDSKGNEVTKEAFKLLKASPINFIGNVEGRDVYSGEADVVVCDGFIGNVALKISEGVADTIKKLLLKEIGGSFLGRLAYPLIAAPLLKLKRKIDYAEFGGAPLLGVNGICMICHGRSSAKAIKNAIRRAKSLAESRMTDLIRQDIEESLGRHRQEAQHEASA from the coding sequence ATGAAGATTGCTGTTGATGCGATGGGGGGGGACCATGGTCCTGCCCCCAACGTCGAAGGTGCCATCCAGGCTGCGGCCGAGTTGAACGTCGCGGTCGTCCTGGTCGGGGATGAAGCCCGGCTTCAGGCGCAGCTTCAGCGTATGGGCTGCCGCGATCCCCGCATCACCATCCGCCACGCGCCGCAAGTGGTGGAGATGCACGAATCTCCCGCCCAGGTGGCGCGAAAAAAGCGCCAATCCTCCGTCTGGATCGCCACGGAGCTGGTCAAGGCCGGAGAGGCCGAGGCGGTCATCAGCGCCGGCAATACCGGCGCGGCGATGGTCGCCGCCTTTTTCGTGCTGGAGCTGACCAAGGGGGTCGAACGTCCGGCTATCGCCACGATGCTGCCGACGCTCACCGGCCATGCCGTGATGCTCGACGTGGGCGCCAATGTCGATTGCACCGCCAACCATCTCGAACAATTCGCCTTGATGGGCAACGAGTACGCCAAGCACGTGCTCGGCAAGGTCAACCCGCGCGTCGGCCTGTTGAGCATCGGGGAAGAGGATTCCAAGGGGAACGAGGTCACGAAAGAAGCTTTCAAGCTGCTCAAGGCGAGCCCGATCAACTTCATCGGCAACGTGGAGGGCCGCGACGTCTACAGCGGCGAGGCCGACGTGGTCGTATGCGACGGCTTCATCGGCAACGTGGCGCTCAAGATCTCCGAAGGGGTGGCGGACACGATCAAGAAGCTGTTGCTCAAGGAGATCGGCGGGTCGTTCCTCGGGCGGCTGGCCTATCCGCTCATCGCGGCCCCCCTGCTCAAGCTCAAGCGCAAGATCGATTATGCGGAGTTCGGCGGGGCGCCGTTGCTGGGCGTGAACGGCATCTGTATGATTTGCCATGGACGGTCCTCGGCCAAAGCGATCAAGAACGCCATTCGCCGGGCGAAATCCCTGGCGGAAAGCCGGATGACGGATCTGATCCGCCAAGATATTGAAGAAAGCCTCGGCCGCCATCGGCAGGAGGCGCAGCACGAAGCCAGCGCATGA
- the fabG gene encoding 3-oxoacyl-[acyl-carrier-protein] reductase: MSSLTGKVAIVTGAAQGIGRAIAETLARQGADIVVADMDPGRAEETAAAVTHLGRRALAVKVNVANWDEVKGMADRVVTDWGKVDILVNNAGITRDGLLLRMREEDWNLVLQVNLTGTFYCTKAVLMPMTKQRYGRIVNIASIVGVMGNVGQANYAASKGAVIGFTKTAAREYASRNVTVNAVAPGFIDTPMTQGLSPEVKDQLQKQIPLGRLGQPADIAEAVRFLVSDGAGYITGQVLHVNGGMLMV, encoded by the coding sequence ATGTCGTCTTTAACAGGGAAAGTCGCCATCGTCACAGGAGCCGCTCAAGGGATCGGCCGCGCCATCGCAGAAACGCTCGCCCGTCAAGGGGCGGATATCGTGGTGGCCGATATGGACCCGGGCCGGGCGGAAGAAACCGCCGCGGCCGTCACCCACCTGGGGCGGAGGGCCCTGGCGGTCAAGGTGAACGTCGCGAACTGGGATGAGGTCAAGGGCATGGCCGACCGGGTCGTGACGGACTGGGGCAAGGTGGATATCCTGGTCAACAACGCCGGGATCACGCGGGACGGGTTGCTGCTGCGCATGCGCGAAGAGGATTGGAACCTGGTCCTCCAGGTGAACCTCACCGGGACGTTTTACTGCACCAAAGCCGTGCTGATGCCGATGACGAAACAACGGTACGGCCGGATCGTCAATATCGCCTCGATCGTCGGGGTGATGGGCAACGTGGGCCAGGCCAATTACGCGGCCTCGAAGGGCGCGGTGATCGGCTTCACGAAAACCGCCGCCCGGGAATACGCGAGCCGCAATGTGACGGTCAACGCGGTCGCGCCGGGCTTCATCGACACGCCGATGACGCAGGGCCTGTCGCCGGAGGTCAAGGACCAGTTGCAAAAGCAGATTCCGCTCGGGCGGCTGGGACAACCGGCGGATATTGCAGAAGCGGTCCGATTCCTGGTATCGGATGGGGCCGGGTACATCACCGGTCAGGTGCTGCACGTCAACGGCGGCATGTTGATGGTGTAA
- the rpmF gene encoding 50S ribosomal protein L32 gives MPNPKHKHSRARRDQRRTAKVKIVPPGFSLCPQCHELKLPHRVCLNCGTYKGKAIIAVEES, from the coding sequence ATGCCAAATCCAAAACACAAACATTCGCGTGCGCGGCGGGATCAACGGCGAACGGCCAAGGTAAAGATCGTTCCGCCGGGCTTCTCCCTCTGCCCGCAGTGCCACGAGCTCAAATTGCCCCACCGCGTGTGCCTCAACTGCGGGACCTATAAGGGCAAGGCGATCATCGCCGTCGAAGAATCGTAG
- the fabD gene encoding ACP S-malonyltransferase: MSAGIGFVFPGQGSQSVGMGRLFYEASEAARRTYEEASAVLGYDAAALCFEGPAERLNLTEFTQPALLTASIAAWRACAFDGIQAVAVAGHSLGEYTALVAAGALSFREGVSLVQKRGRYMAESVPAGTGLVAALLGLSSELTQAACQEASSVGLVAPANFNCPGQIVIAGEKAAVERAIELAKAKGAKRALPLPVSVPVHTPLMKQAADRLSKDLAEARWTDLRIPLVNNAEAAVIRSAADIRPSLVKQLPSPVRWEESVRKMVSMGVTTFVEVGPGTVLTGLIKRIVPNAATFNVQDPASLDATRAALEARSSG, encoded by the coding sequence ATGAGTGCAGGAATCGGATTCGTGTTTCCCGGGCAGGGGTCCCAATCGGTCGGCATGGGACGCCTTTTTTACGAGGCATCTGAAGCCGCCCGCCGAACGTACGAGGAAGCGTCCGCCGTGCTCGGATACGACGCGGCCGCCCTCTGTTTCGAGGGACCGGCCGAGCGGCTCAACCTGACGGAGTTCACGCAACCGGCCCTGCTGACCGCGAGCATCGCGGCCTGGCGCGCCTGCGCCTTTGACGGCATCCAGGCGGTCGCGGTGGCCGGCCACAGTCTGGGAGAATATACGGCGCTGGTCGCGGCCGGCGCCCTGTCCTTTCGCGAAGGCGTGTCGTTGGTGCAGAAACGCGGCCGCTACATGGCCGAATCGGTCCCCGCCGGGACCGGATTGGTGGCGGCCCTGTTGGGCCTGTCGTCGGAACTGACGCAGGCTGCCTGTCAGGAGGCCTCGTCGGTCGGCCTGGTGGCTCCGGCCAATTTCAACTGTCCCGGGCAGATCGTCATTGCCGGGGAAAAGGCGGCGGTGGAACGGGCCATTGAATTGGCCAAGGCCAAGGGAGCCAAGCGGGCCCTGCCGCTTCCCGTGAGTGTGCCGGTCCATACGCCGTTGATGAAACAGGCGGCGGATCGTTTGTCGAAGGATCTGGCGGAAGCCCGCTGGACCGATCTCCGGATCCCGCTGGTGAACAACGCGGAGGCGGCCGTGATCCGCTCGGCTGCGGACATCCGGCCGTCGCTGGTGAAGCAATTGCCGTCGCCGGTGCGGTGGGAAGAGTCGGTCCGGAAGATGGTTTCCATGGGCGTGACCACCTTCGTCGAAGTGGGGCCCGGCACGGTGCTCACGGGCTTGATCAAGCGCATCGTCCCGAATGCCGCCACCTTCAATGTCCAGGACCCGGCTTCACTGGACGCCACCCGCGCCGCGCTGGAGGCCCGATCCTCCGGGTGA
- the folD gene encoding bifunctional methylenetetrahydrofolate dehydrogenase/methenyltetrahydrofolate cyclohydrolase FolD, giving the protein MAAQIIDGKALAQQIRERIAKDVVDLVAQKGVRPGLAAILVGDDPASHIYVRNKQKACDAAGIYVDENKLPASTTQAELLRLIEKVNADPKIHGILVQLPLPKHIDSKVILDSVSPLKDADGFHPYNFGRLVEGNPIFEACTPKGVIKMIESTGVTIEGKRAVVLGRSNIVGKPAALMLLHRHATVTICHSKTKDLPAVCREAEILVVAIGKAKFVTADMVREGAMVIDVGTNRTAEGKVVGDVDYEPVSRKAGWISPVPGGVGPMTIAMLLDNTLESAKRAAGLA; this is encoded by the coding sequence GTGGCAGCTCAGATCATCGACGGCAAAGCGCTCGCGCAGCAGATTCGGGAACGGATCGCCAAGGACGTCGTGGACCTGGTCGCCCAGAAGGGCGTGCGCCCTGGTTTGGCGGCGATCCTGGTGGGGGACGATCCCGCCTCGCATATCTATGTGCGCAACAAACAGAAGGCCTGCGACGCGGCCGGAATCTACGTGGACGAGAACAAGCTGCCGGCCTCCACGACCCAAGCGGAGCTGTTGCGGCTAATTGAAAAAGTGAATGCCGATCCCAAGATTCATGGTATTCTGGTCCAGCTTCCGCTGCCGAAGCACATCGACAGCAAGGTCATTCTGGATTCGGTGTCTCCCCTCAAGGATGCGGACGGATTCCATCCCTACAATTTCGGCCGGCTGGTCGAAGGGAACCCGATCTTCGAGGCCTGCACGCCCAAAGGCGTGATCAAGATGATCGAATCCACCGGCGTCACCATCGAGGGCAAGCGGGCCGTCGTCCTGGGCCGCAGCAACATCGTCGGCAAGCCCGCGGCGCTCATGCTGCTGCATCGCCACGCGACGGTCACGATCTGTCACAGCAAGACCAAGGACCTGCCGGCCGTCTGCCGGGAGGCGGAGATTCTGGTCGTGGCCATCGGCAAGGCCAAGTTCGTGACCGCCGACATGGTTCGCGAGGGCGCCATGGTCATAGACGTCGGGACCAACCGCACGGCTGAAGGGAAAGTGGTCGGCGACGTGGACTACGAGCCGGTGAGCCGGAAGGCCGGATGGATCAGCCCGGTTCCGGGCGGGGTGGGGCCGATGACGATCGCCATGTTGCTCGACAATACCTTGGAGTCGGCCAAGCGGGCGGCCGGGCTGGCGTAA
- the rpsR gene encoding 30S ribosomal protein S18: MERGGRLLRRKNCRFCVEKVPIDFKDVPMMKSFLTERGRIVPRRMSGNCLRHQRELTTAVKRARHIALVSFAEER, from the coding sequence ATGGAGCGAGGCGGACGGTTACTTCGTCGCAAGAATTGCCGGTTTTGTGTGGAGAAGGTGCCGATCGATTTCAAGGACGTGCCGATGATGAAGAGCTTCTTGACGGAGCGCGGCCGGATCGTGCCCCGGCGGATGTCGGGCAACTGCCTGCGCCATCAGCGGGAATTGACCACCGCGGTGAAGCGCGCCCGCCACATCGCGCTCGTGTCCTTCGCCGAGGAACGCTGA
- the rnc gene encoding ribonuclease III translates to MDRRNGIEAALGYVFRRPAWLDEALTHKSFLNEQRLKSGRHNERLELLGDAVLALVVTDYLTERFPQLDEGRLSKLKARLVSAQVLARAAQRLELGRFLKLGRGEEVTQGREKQSVLADAFEAVLAAIYRDGGLDEARAFALRVLDTDLLALDRAGGHPDQEDFKTRLQEYCQSRLDVLPQYTVTGESGPDHRKVFEVELTIGGRAYGVGRGHTKKAAEQEAAREALGRIESGDIPAGEGE, encoded by the coding sequence ATGGATAGGCGGAACGGCATTGAGGCCGCGCTGGGCTACGTGTTCCGCCGGCCGGCTTGGCTCGACGAGGCCCTGACCCACAAGTCGTTTCTCAACGAACAGCGGCTGAAATCGGGGCGGCACAACGAGCGGCTTGAACTGCTGGGCGACGCGGTGCTGGCCCTGGTCGTCACCGATTACCTCACTGAGCGGTTTCCGCAGCTCGACGAGGGCCGCCTCTCGAAGCTCAAGGCCCGCCTGGTCAGCGCCCAGGTCCTGGCCAGGGCGGCGCAGCGACTGGAGCTGGGGCGGTTTCTGAAGCTGGGCCGGGGAGAAGAGGTCACGCAGGGCCGCGAGAAGCAGTCGGTGCTGGCCGACGCCTTCGAAGCGGTGCTGGCCGCGATTTATCGGGACGGCGGACTTGACGAGGCCCGGGCGTTCGCGTTACGCGTGCTAGACACGGACCTGCTGGCGCTCGATCGGGCCGGAGGCCATCCGGACCAGGAGGATTTCAAGACGCGGCTTCAGGAATATTGCCAGAGCCGGCTCGATGTCCTGCCGCAGTATACCGTGACCGGCGAATCGGGCCCCGACCACCGGAAGGTCTTCGAGGTAGAACTCACCATCGGCGGGCGGGCCTATGGGGTCGGGCGCGGCCATACCAAGAAAGCGGCCGAGCAAGAGGCCGCCCGGGAGGCCTTGGGCCGCATCGAAAGCGGGGACATTCCGGCTGGCGAAGGAGAATGA
- the acpP gene encoding acyl carrier protein, whose translation MADEGRKATTVDERVKKIIAEQLGVEEDEVTPEASFVEDLGADSLDTVELVMALEEEFEIEIPDEDAEKILTVGKALDYIKEKV comes from the coding sequence ATGGCGGACGAAGGACGCAAAGCGACGACGGTGGACGAGCGGGTCAAGAAAATCATTGCGGAGCAGCTCGGAGTCGAGGAAGATGAAGTGACTCCGGAAGCGTCGTTCGTCGAGGATCTCGGCGCCGATTCGCTCGACACGGTCGAATTGGTGATGGCGCTGGAAGAGGAATTCGAGATCGAAATCCCCGACGAGGACGCCGAAAAAATCCTGACGGTGGGCAAGGCGCTCGATTATATTAAAGAGAAGGTCTGA
- the fabF gene encoding beta-ketoacyl-ACP synthase II: MNVQGPRRRVVVTGLGAVTPLGTGVEKTWNAICAGQSGIARITRFDPAGYDAQIAGEVKDFDPAQFIEKKEIKKMDAFIHYAVGAAQMAVDDAGYKIAPEEATRVGVYIGSGIGGLGSIEYYHKILQEKGPGRVSPFFIPMTIINLASGQVAIRMGAKGPNSCAVTACATGNHCIGDAFRLIQRDEADVMVAGGTEAAITPLGVAGFASAKALSFRNDEPTRASRPFDRDRDGFVLGEGAGVLVLEELDHARRRGARIYAEVIGYAMNSDAYHITAPPEEGEGAVRCMELALKDAGVAKDQVGYINAHGTSTMADAIETKAIKQVFGEQAYRIPVSSTKSMTGHLLGAAGGIEAIFSILAIHHGLLPPTINLEHPDPACDLDYVPNQVRSASPSVALSNSFGFGGVNACVLFRRMDA; encoded by the coding sequence ATGAACGTGCAAGGACCAAGACGGCGCGTGGTGGTGACCGGGTTGGGGGCGGTGACCCCGTTGGGCACCGGCGTGGAGAAGACCTGGAACGCCATTTGTGCCGGGCAATCGGGCATCGCGCGAATCACGCGCTTCGACCCGGCCGGATACGACGCGCAGATCGCCGGCGAGGTCAAGGACTTCGATCCCGCGCAGTTCATCGAGAAAAAAGAGATCAAGAAAATGGACGCCTTCATCCACTATGCCGTGGGCGCCGCCCAGATGGCGGTGGATGACGCCGGATACAAGATCGCTCCGGAAGAGGCGACCCGCGTCGGGGTCTATATCGGCTCGGGAATCGGCGGCCTGGGGTCCATCGAGTACTACCATAAGATTTTGCAGGAGAAGGGGCCGGGGCGGGTCTCGCCCTTCTTCATCCCCATGACCATCATCAACCTGGCGTCGGGTCAGGTGGCGATCCGCATGGGGGCCAAGGGCCCGAATTCCTGCGCGGTCACGGCCTGCGCGACCGGCAACCATTGCATCGGCGACGCCTTCCGCCTCATCCAGCGGGATGAAGCTGACGTCATGGTGGCGGGCGGGACCGAGGCAGCCATCACGCCGCTCGGCGTGGCCGGATTCGCGTCGGCGAAAGCCCTGTCGTTTCGAAACGACGAGCCGACCAGAGCCAGCCGGCCGTTCGACCGGGATCGCGACGGGTTCGTGCTGGGCGAGGGAGCCGGGGTGCTGGTGCTGGAGGAATTGGACCATGCGCGCCGGCGAGGGGCCCGGATCTACGCCGAGGTCATCGGCTACGCGATGAACAGCGACGCCTACCACATCACGGCGCCGCCCGAAGAGGGGGAAGGGGCGGTGCGCTGCATGGAGCTGGCGCTCAAGGACGCCGGCGTCGCCAAGGACCAGGTCGGATACATCAACGCCCACGGCACCTCCACGATGGCGGACGCCATTGAAACCAAGGCGATCAAACAGGTGTTCGGCGAACAGGCCTACCGGATTCCGGTCAGCTCGACCAAGTCGATGACGGGTCATCTGCTCGGCGCCGCGGGAGGGATTGAGGCCATTTTCTCCATCCTGGCGATTCATCATGGCCTGTTGCCTCCCACGATCAATCTGGAACATCCCGATCCGGCCTGTGATCTGGACTACGTGCCGAACCAGGTCCGGTCCGCGTCGCCGTCCGTGGCCTTGTCGAATTCGTTCGGGTTCGGCGGGGTCAACGCCTGCGTCCTGTTCCGGCGCATGGATGCATGA
- a CDS encoding beta-ketoacyl-ACP synthase III, producing MNARITGTGSYVPARVMTNAHLEQMVATSDHWISERTGIRERRIAATGEACSDLGLQAAEQALKASGLSAGDLDLILVATCTPDSLLPATACLIQHRLRATRAAAFDISAACCGFVYALGVANAYIKTGFRHVLVIGSEVMSAITDWTDRNTCVLFGDGAGAVVLSATEEARGVLSTHLHSDGSLWDLIHVPGGGSRIPPSEKMLEARQQYIKMKGNETFKVAVRTLEEVARETLAHHHVSVEQIDLYVPHQANARILKAVAERLGLPAHKIMMNVDRYGNTSAASIPIALDEAVRGGRIQAGSLVLLGAFGAGLTWASALIRW from the coding sequence ATGAACGCCCGCATCACCGGCACCGGATCCTACGTCCCAGCCCGGGTCATGACCAATGCTCATCTGGAGCAGATGGTCGCCACCTCGGATCACTGGATCAGCGAGCGAACCGGCATTCGCGAACGCCGCATTGCGGCGACCGGCGAAGCCTGCTCCGATTTGGGGCTGCAGGCGGCGGAGCAGGCGCTCAAGGCGTCCGGCCTGTCCGCCGGCGATCTGGACCTCATCCTCGTCGCGACCTGCACCCCCGATTCGCTGTTGCCCGCCACAGCCTGTCTGATCCAGCACCGCTTGAGAGCGACTCGCGCGGCGGCGTTTGATATTTCCGCGGCCTGCTGTGGGTTCGTCTATGCGCTTGGGGTTGCCAACGCGTATATCAAGACCGGGTTTCGCCACGTGCTGGTCATTGGGTCGGAGGTGATGTCCGCGATCACCGATTGGACCGACCGCAATACCTGCGTCCTCTTCGGAGACGGCGCCGGGGCTGTGGTCCTGAGCGCGACAGAGGAAGCCCGCGGGGTGCTGTCCACGCACCTCCATTCGGATGGTTCCCTCTGGGACTTGATCCATGTGCCGGGCGGCGGCTCCCGCATCCCGCCCTCCGAAAAGATGCTGGAGGCGCGCCAACAGTACATCAAGATGAAGGGCAACGAGACCTTCAAGGTCGCGGTGCGGACCCTCGAGGAGGTGGCCCGCGAAACCCTCGCGCACCATCACGTGTCGGTCGAGCAGATCGATCTCTATGTGCCGCACCAGGCCAATGCCAGGATCCTCAAGGCCGTGGCGGAGCGGTTGGGGCTGCCGGCCCACAAGATCATGATGAACGTGGATCGCTACGGAAATACCTCGGCCGCCTCGATCCCGATCGCGCTCGATGAAGCGGTGCGAGGAGGGCGGATTCAGGCGGGGAGTCTGGTGCTGCTGGGGGCGTTCGGAGCGGGCCTCACCTGGGCCTCCGCGTTGATTCGATGGTGA
- a CDS encoding single-stranded DNA-binding protein, with amino-acid sequence MNGFNKVILIGNLTRNPELRYTPSGTPVASFALAVNRRFRQGEELKDEVCYIDIVVFGKQAEHCGQYLSKGSGVIVEGRLQQRRWETEDGQKRSKHEVVAQSVTFLPKRQDGGGGGHEPGAPDDAPAYEYEEQL; translated from the coding sequence GTGAACGGGTTTAATAAGGTCATTCTGATCGGAAATCTGACGCGCAACCCCGAGCTGCGCTATACGCCGAGCGGGACGCCGGTGGCGAGTTTCGCGCTGGCGGTGAACCGCCGGTTCCGGCAGGGCGAGGAGCTGAAGGACGAGGTCTGTTACATCGACATCGTGGTGTTCGGCAAGCAGGCGGAGCACTGCGGGCAGTACCTCAGCAAGGGGAGCGGCGTGATCGTCGAAGGCCGGCTCCAGCAGCGCCGCTGGGAGACGGAAGACGGCCAGAAGCGGAGCAAGCACGAAGTCGTGGCCCAATCCGTGACCTTCCTCCCCAAGCGGCAGGACGGCGGCGGAGGCGGCCACGAACCGGGCGCGCCGGACGATGCGCCGGCCTACGAATACGAAGAACAATTGTAA
- the rpsF gene encoding 30S ribosomal protein S6, translating to MELYESLFIIRPSLTDEETTALIEKMKGVAERAGATFQKVENWGRRKLAYEVKRERKGTYAYFYFKGPGPVVGELERAYRLEDSILKFLSVRLEKELAAPAPSQPQESHSERV from the coding sequence ATGGAGCTCTACGAGTCTCTGTTTATTATTCGTCCGTCGCTGACCGACGAGGAAACCACCGCGCTCATCGAGAAGATGAAGGGCGTGGCGGAGCGGGCCGGCGCCACCTTTCAGAAAGTCGAAAACTGGGGCCGCCGGAAGCTCGCCTATGAAGTAAAGCGCGAGCGCAAGGGCACCTACGCCTATTTCTATTTCAAAGGACCGGGGCCGGTCGTCGGCGAGTTGGAACGGGCCTATCGCCTGGAAGATTCGATCCTGAAGTTCTTGAGTGTGCGACTGGAAAAGGAACTTGCGGCGCCGGCGCCGAGCCAGCCGCAGGAGAGCCACAGTGAACGGGTTTAA